A window from Canis aureus isolate CA01 chromosome 23, VMU_Caureus_v.1.0, whole genome shotgun sequence encodes these proteins:
- the ZNF215 gene encoding zinc finger protein 215 isoform X4: protein MQKISGKVSSPGVIMTRLTKSGSPSLDAWVSDDWLYRKQEHWDINLSEAFVHKTVCSEVGNFESRENKKSLDVKSVNSILGIQQGIPIRKGSSKCDKFKTNFKFNIDSGKQYSKYDECGNALSLGIGVQYPEGHTLVHSYECCQCGRAFSRSSSLIRHQIIHTGEKPYKCSECGRLFNRRTNLTKHQKIHTEAKVCEGNTCRKAVSESEDSNKNSRLQSGDNPYECISCGKSFSRSSSLIRHQMIHTGEKPFKCQECEKTFNRNSNLKKHQKIHTQEKSSNRKQQRITYLHQ, encoded by the coding sequence ATGCAGAAAATTTCTGGAAAAGTTTCATCTCCTGGCGTGATTATGACAAGACTGACCAAAAGTGGATCCCCTTCTTTAGATGCTTGGGTGAGCGATGATTGGCTATATAGGAAACAAGAACACTGGGACATAAATTTGTCAGAAGCTTTTGTTCATAAGACAGTCTGCTCTGAGGTGGGAAACTTTGAAAGTAGAGAGAATAAGAAAAGCTTAGATGTTAAGTCAGTTAATTCAATTTTGGGTATACAACAAGGAATTCCTATAAGAAAGGGGTCCTCAAAATGTGATAAGTTTAAAACTAACTTCAAGTTTAATATAGACTCAGGTAAGCAATATTCAAAATATGATGAATGTGGGAATGCCTTGAGCCTGGGTATAGGTGTTCAGTACCCAGAAGGTCATACCTTAGTGCATTCCTATGAATGCTGTCAATGTGGAAGAGCCTTCAGCCGGAGTTCATCTCTCATTCGACATCAGATcattcacacaggagagaaaccttataaatgcagtgaatgtgggagaTTGTTCAACAGACGTACAAACCTTACTAAGCATCAAAAAATTCATACTGAAGCAAAGGTCTGTGAAGGCAATACCTGTAGAAAAGCTGTCAGTGAGAGTGAAGACAGTAATAAAAATTCAAGACTTCAGTCTGGAGATAATCCCTATGAATGTATTAGCTGTGGAAAATCCTTCAGCCGAAGCTCATCCCTTATTCGACATCAAATGattcatacaggagagaaaccatTCAAATGTCAGGAATGTGAGAAAACCTTCAACAGGAATTCAAACcttaaaaaacaccaaaaaattcATACTCAAGAGAAGTCCTCTAACAGGAAGCAACAAAGGATTACTTACTTACATCAATGA
- the ZNF214 gene encoding zinc finger protein 214 isoform X1, producing MPPFYSSDFSKLYPSPKEEHKRGRNVHYFPHSLIPDLFFLENLIFDQMAVTFEDVTVIFTWEEWKFLDSSQKKLYREVMWENYTNVMSVGNWKESYKFQEEKFRYLEHENLPWWQGWRNASTQIYENRNYVETVQGINSKDLKQQDLSHHQEWLILSTQVPGYGNYELTFEDKSARNLKYTKLIPWQSLETKHNPQDYARKIYMNESHGFQGSRCHFDISRKNLSVEKEQKLIVQHSYVPTVEALPEYTGELCQHDLLKNSMEEEYCRCNICKEIYYWNSQCVLHKRNQLGEKFYQCSISTACFSPRSDLSRHPRIHIGKKLYGCDQVDDNFTQSLGVRFHQRVCPGEVSYICHVCGNSFSQISSLHNHQRIHTEEKLYKFECHKDLSRNSLLHIHQRLHIGEKPFKCDQCGKSFSRSSVLHVHQRVHTGEKPYKCDECGKGFSQSSNLRIHQLVHTGEKSYKCDDCGKGFTQRSNLQIHQRVHTGEKPYKCDDCGKDFSHSSDLRIHQRVHTGEKPYTCHECGKGFSKSSKLHTHQRVHTGEKPYKCEQCGKGFSQRSHLLIHQRVHTGEKPYKCEDCGKGFSHSSNLHIHQRVHTGEKPYQCTKCGKGFSHSSALRIHQRVHTGEKPHKCHEYYKGFDHSSHIHNNHPRETL from the exons atgcccccattttacag CTCAGATTTCTCAAAACTCTACCCTTCCCCAAAAGAGGAgcataaaagaggaaggaatgttCACTATTTTCCTCATAGTTTGATCCCAG ATCTCTTCTTCCTGGAAAACCTGATCTTTGACCAGATGGCAGTAACATTTGAAGATGTGACTGTTATTTTTACTTGGGAGGAGTGGAAGTTCCTGGATTCTTCTCAAAAAAAGCTCTACAGAGAGGTCATGTGGGAGAACTACACAAATGTCATGTCAGTAG GAAACTGGAAAGAGAGCTACaaattccaagaagaaaaattCAGATATTTAGAACATGAAAATCTTCCCTGGTGGCAAGGCTGGAGGAATGCCAGCACTCAGATATATGAGAATAGAAACTATGTGGAAACTGTCCAAGGAATAAATTCCAAAGACTTAAAGCAACAAGACCTTTCCCACCATCAAGAATGGTTAATACTCTCCACACAAGTACCAGGGTATGGGAACTATGAACTGACTTTTGAAGACAAAAGTGCCAGGAACTTAAAATATACAAAGCTTATACCTTGGCAGTCCTTAGAAACAAAACATAACCCTCAAGACTATGCTAGAAAAATCTACATGAATGAATCACATGGTTTTCAAGGAAGCAGATGCCATTTTGACATATCTAGGAAAAATCTCTCTGTGGAAAAAGAACAGAAGCTCATAGTTCAGCATTCTTATGTCCCAACAGTGGAAGCCCTTCCGGAGTACACTGGGGAGCTATGTCAACATGACCTACTGAAAAACTCTATGGAAGAGGAATACTGTAGatgtaatatatgtaaagaaatttattattgGAATTCACAGTGTGTTCTCCACAAAAGAAATCAACTTGGAGAAAAGTTCTATCAATGCTCTATCAGCACAGCATGTTTCTCTCCAAGATCAGATCTATCCAGACATCCAAGAATTCACATAGGAAAGAAGCTGTATGGATGTGATCAAGTTGATGATAACTTCACTCAGAGCTTAGGTGTTCGATTTCATCAGAGAGTCTGCCCAGGGGAGGTTTCTTATATATGCCACGTGTGTGGTAACAGCTTCAGTCAGATCTCTAGTCTTCACAATCATCAAAGAATCCATACAGAAGAGAAACTTTATAAATTTGAATGTCATAAGGACCTCAGTCGAAATTCTTTACTCCATATTCACCAGAGACTTCACATAGGAGAGAAGCCTTTTAAATGTGATCAGTGTGGTAAGAGTTTTAGTCGGAGTTCAGTACTTCATGTTCATCAGAGAgtccacacaggagagaaaccatatAAGTGTGATGAATGTGGTAAGGGCTTCAGTCAGAGTTCAAATCTTCGAATTCATCAGTTAGTCCACACAGGAGAGAAGTCCTATAAATGTGATGACTGTGGTAAGGGCTTTACCCAGCGCTCAAATCTCCAGATTCATCAGAGAGTACATACAGGAGAGAAGCCTTATAAATGTGATGACTGTGGGAAGGACTTTAGTCACAGCTCTGATCTTCGTATTCATCAGAGGGTCCATACTGGGGAGAAACCCTATACTTGTCATGAATGTGGGAAGGGCTTCAGCAAGAGTTCGAAGCTTCACACTCATCAAAGAgtccatactggagagaaaccctataaatgtgAACAGTGTGGTAAGGGATTCAGTCAGCGTTCGCACCTTCTCATTCATCAGAGAGTTCACACAGGAGAAAAACCCTATAAATGTGAGGACTGTGGAAAGGGCTTTAGTCACAGCTCTAATCTTCACATTCATCAGAGGGtccacacaggagagaagccTTATCAATGCACTAAGTGTGGTAAGGGTTTCAGTCATAGCTCGGCTCTTCGAATTCATCAGAGAGTCCACACAGGAGAAAAACCTCATAAATGCCATGAGTATTATAAGGGATTTGATCACAGTTCACATATTCACAATAATCACCCACGAGAAACCTTATAA
- the ZNF215 gene encoding zinc finger protein 215 isoform X3 — protein sequence MEQEIPSTSVFDRGVISENQDSVPMQKISGKVSSPGVIMTRLTKSGSPSLDAWVSDDWLYRKQEHWDINLSEAFVHKTVCSEVGNFESRENKKSLDVKSVNSILGIQQGIPIRKGSSKCDKFKTNFKFNIDSGKQYSKYDECGNALSLGIGVQYPEGHTLVHSYECCQCGRAFSRSSSLIRHQIIHTGEKPYKCSECGRLFNRRTNLTKHQKIHTEAKVCEGNTCRKAVSESEDSNKNSRLQSGDNPYECISCGKSFSRSSSLIRHQMIHTGEKPFKCQECEKTFNRNSNLKKHQKIHTQEKSSNRKQQRITYLHQ from the coding sequence acAGAGGGGTAATTTCAGAAAACCAAGATTCAGTTCCAATGCAGAAAATTTCTGGAAAAGTTTCATCTCCTGGCGTGATTATGACAAGACTGACCAAAAGTGGATCCCCTTCTTTAGATGCTTGGGTGAGCGATGATTGGCTATATAGGAAACAAGAACACTGGGACATAAATTTGTCAGAAGCTTTTGTTCATAAGACAGTCTGCTCTGAGGTGGGAAACTTTGAAAGTAGAGAGAATAAGAAAAGCTTAGATGTTAAGTCAGTTAATTCAATTTTGGGTATACAACAAGGAATTCCTATAAGAAAGGGGTCCTCAAAATGTGATAAGTTTAAAACTAACTTCAAGTTTAATATAGACTCAGGTAAGCAATATTCAAAATATGATGAATGTGGGAATGCCTTGAGCCTGGGTATAGGTGTTCAGTACCCAGAAGGTCATACCTTAGTGCATTCCTATGAATGCTGTCAATGTGGAAGAGCCTTCAGCCGGAGTTCATCTCTCATTCGACATCAGATcattcacacaggagagaaaccttataaatgcagtgaatgtgggagaTTGTTCAACAGACGTACAAACCTTACTAAGCATCAAAAAATTCATACTGAAGCAAAGGTCTGTGAAGGCAATACCTGTAGAAAAGCTGTCAGTGAGAGTGAAGACAGTAATAAAAATTCAAGACTTCAGTCTGGAGATAATCCCTATGAATGTATTAGCTGTGGAAAATCCTTCAGCCGAAGCTCATCCCTTATTCGACATCAAATGattcatacaggagagaaaccatTCAAATGTCAGGAATGTGAGAAAACCTTCAACAGGAATTCAAACcttaaaaaacaccaaaaaattcATACTCAAGAGAAGTCCTCTAACAGGAAGCAACAAAGGATTACTTACTTACATCAATGA
- the ZNF214 gene encoding zinc finger protein 214 isoform X2 encodes MAVTFEDVTVIFTWEEWKFLDSSQKKLYREVMWENYTNVMSVGNWKESYKFQEEKFRYLEHENLPWWQGWRNASTQIYENRNYVETVQGINSKDLKQQDLSHHQEWLILSTQVPGYGNYELTFEDKSARNLKYTKLIPWQSLETKHNPQDYARKIYMNESHGFQGSRCHFDISRKNLSVEKEQKLIVQHSYVPTVEALPEYTGELCQHDLLKNSMEEEYCRCNICKEIYYWNSQCVLHKRNQLGEKFYQCSISTACFSPRSDLSRHPRIHIGKKLYGCDQVDDNFTQSLGVRFHQRVCPGEVSYICHVCGNSFSQISSLHNHQRIHTEEKLYKFECHKDLSRNSLLHIHQRLHIGEKPFKCDQCGKSFSRSSVLHVHQRVHTGEKPYKCDECGKGFSQSSNLRIHQLVHTGEKSYKCDDCGKGFTQRSNLQIHQRVHTGEKPYKCDDCGKDFSHSSDLRIHQRVHTGEKPYTCHECGKGFSKSSKLHTHQRVHTGEKPYKCEQCGKGFSQRSHLLIHQRVHTGEKPYKCEDCGKGFSHSSNLHIHQRVHTGEKPYQCTKCGKGFSHSSALRIHQRVHTGEKPHKCHEYYKGFDHSSHIHNNHPRETL; translated from the exons ATGGCAGTAACATTTGAAGATGTGACTGTTATTTTTACTTGGGAGGAGTGGAAGTTCCTGGATTCTTCTCAAAAAAAGCTCTACAGAGAGGTCATGTGGGAGAACTACACAAATGTCATGTCAGTAG GAAACTGGAAAGAGAGCTACaaattccaagaagaaaaattCAGATATTTAGAACATGAAAATCTTCCCTGGTGGCAAGGCTGGAGGAATGCCAGCACTCAGATATATGAGAATAGAAACTATGTGGAAACTGTCCAAGGAATAAATTCCAAAGACTTAAAGCAACAAGACCTTTCCCACCATCAAGAATGGTTAATACTCTCCACACAAGTACCAGGGTATGGGAACTATGAACTGACTTTTGAAGACAAAAGTGCCAGGAACTTAAAATATACAAAGCTTATACCTTGGCAGTCCTTAGAAACAAAACATAACCCTCAAGACTATGCTAGAAAAATCTACATGAATGAATCACATGGTTTTCAAGGAAGCAGATGCCATTTTGACATATCTAGGAAAAATCTCTCTGTGGAAAAAGAACAGAAGCTCATAGTTCAGCATTCTTATGTCCCAACAGTGGAAGCCCTTCCGGAGTACACTGGGGAGCTATGTCAACATGACCTACTGAAAAACTCTATGGAAGAGGAATACTGTAGatgtaatatatgtaaagaaatttattattgGAATTCACAGTGTGTTCTCCACAAAAGAAATCAACTTGGAGAAAAGTTCTATCAATGCTCTATCAGCACAGCATGTTTCTCTCCAAGATCAGATCTATCCAGACATCCAAGAATTCACATAGGAAAGAAGCTGTATGGATGTGATCAAGTTGATGATAACTTCACTCAGAGCTTAGGTGTTCGATTTCATCAGAGAGTCTGCCCAGGGGAGGTTTCTTATATATGCCACGTGTGTGGTAACAGCTTCAGTCAGATCTCTAGTCTTCACAATCATCAAAGAATCCATACAGAAGAGAAACTTTATAAATTTGAATGTCATAAGGACCTCAGTCGAAATTCTTTACTCCATATTCACCAGAGACTTCACATAGGAGAGAAGCCTTTTAAATGTGATCAGTGTGGTAAGAGTTTTAGTCGGAGTTCAGTACTTCATGTTCATCAGAGAgtccacacaggagagaaaccatatAAGTGTGATGAATGTGGTAAGGGCTTCAGTCAGAGTTCAAATCTTCGAATTCATCAGTTAGTCCACACAGGAGAGAAGTCCTATAAATGTGATGACTGTGGTAAGGGCTTTACCCAGCGCTCAAATCTCCAGATTCATCAGAGAGTACATACAGGAGAGAAGCCTTATAAATGTGATGACTGTGGGAAGGACTTTAGTCACAGCTCTGATCTTCGTATTCATCAGAGGGTCCATACTGGGGAGAAACCCTATACTTGTCATGAATGTGGGAAGGGCTTCAGCAAGAGTTCGAAGCTTCACACTCATCAAAGAgtccatactggagagaaaccctataaatgtgAACAGTGTGGTAAGGGATTCAGTCAGCGTTCGCACCTTCTCATTCATCAGAGAGTTCACACAGGAGAAAAACCCTATAAATGTGAGGACTGTGGAAAGGGCTTTAGTCACAGCTCTAATCTTCACATTCATCAGAGGGtccacacaggagagaagccTTATCAATGCACTAAGTGTGGTAAGGGTTTCAGTCATAGCTCGGCTCTTCGAATTCATCAGAGAGTCCACACAGGAGAAAAACCTCATAAATGCCATGAGTATTATAAGGGATTTGATCACAGTTCACATATTCACAATAATCACCCACGAGAAACCTTATAA
- the LOC144294745 gene encoding uncharacterized protein LOC144294745, with amino-acid sequence MSSRIAHHTKKVPIFTAHSFRKLLTVQRPVSFAIQGRSWRAARWSPERSRPRRLERTATTASRAAEPPSRKPRGTGFHGPGAWGSRYTSSSTCKRRQAQKSERLPGSPGNACQVQDREAAAQAEATYCRRPDCRPRRAPLQLPAALGTADRELRPPGPSQADSILEMMGGIWDPSNPSRRWASRSDLAKLQKGPSLRSSPARPSYTFSFISQTH; translated from the exons ATGAGCTCTAGAATAGCGCATCACACTAAGAAAGTGCCCATCTTCACGGCACACTCATTCCGCAAACTCTTAACGGTTCAACGTCCTGTTAGTTTCGCAATCCAGGGGCGGTCCTGGCGAGCGGCACGCTGGAGCCCGGAGCGATCACGGCCCCGAAGGCTCGAGAGGACCGCGACCACCGCAAGCCGAGCCGCCGAGCCGCCCAGCCGGAAACCGCGAGGAACCGGCTTTCacggccctggggcctgggggtcgCGGTACACCTCCAGTAGCACGTGCAAGAGAAGACAAGCCCAAAAGTCAGAGCGGTTACCGGGTTCTCCTGGGAACGCTTGTCAAGTCCAGGACCGCGAGGCGGCCGCGCAG GCCGAAGCCACGTACTGTAGACGCCCTGACTGCAGACCTCGCAGGGCTCCTTTGCAGCTTCCTGCAGCTCTTGGGACTGCCGACCGTGAGCTCAGACCACCGGGGCCGAGCCAGGCGGACTCTATTCTGGAAATGATGGGAGGGATTTGGGATCCGTCTAACCCCTCAAGGCGGTGGGCCTCGAGAAGTGACCTCGCGAAACTGCAAAAGGGACCGTCCTTGCGCTCTTCTCCCGCACGTCCCTCTTACACATTTTCATTCATAAGCCAAACCCACTGA